From the Brassica napus cultivar Da-Ae chromosome A8, Da-Ae, whole genome shotgun sequence genome, one window contains:
- the LOC106434196 gene encoding uncharacterized protein LOC106434196 has translation MGKNKKPIYESRPVNMDRANAAGFKATALRLAGTTPFSRGMNSLRHLPLAQVSKTQPISRNGDGITPLLYGYPAALTRNNALSTSTFETSPPSPPSLEEESMKAPVAAFENRMAQDDSNVEHFSAWSPFDEPFITIDREQQPEYVPPQVPLSSSYDSLDCPNALNDSPPFPRTLLSDNLNWPNFSHCLRSDQTPLPQPTTSPSESLHRTGSAHGLRSGNIPATHLPWGSLYPNAYGPVPARPSYLNGRGSENMVPPVPGYLPSESLFSWSNSHNIPPLVPAALPYGSGGWPYHHGFGTIPS, from the exons ATGGGGAAAAACAAGAAGCCGATTTACGAGAGCCGTCCCGTGAACATGGACAGGGCCAACGCCGCTGGATTCAAGGCCACGGCTCTGAGACTCGCTGGCACTACTCCATTCTCGCGGGGTATGAATAGCCTCCGTCATCTGCCACTGGCTCAGGTTAGCAAAACTCAGCCCATCAGCCGAAATGGCGATGGTATTACCCCTTTACTTTATGGTTACCCTGCGGCTTTGACTAGGAACAACGCCCTGAGCACCTCAACATTTGAAACATCACCACCTTCGCCACCGTCGCTGGAAGAAGAGTCGATGAAAGCTCCGGTGGCTGCCTTTGAGAACCGTATGGCCCAAGACGATTCGAACGTGGAACATTTCTCTGCGTGGTCTCCATTCGATGAACCGTTCATAACTATTGACAGGGAACAACAACCAGAGTACGTTCCACCACAAGTTCCGCTGAGTTCATCGTACGATAGTCTAGACTGCCCCAATGCTCTGAACGATTCGCCACCATTCCCCAGGACTTTGCTTTCGGATAATCTAAACTGGCCCAACTTTTCGCATTGTTTACGATCGGATCAAACTCCACTGCCACAGCCGACAACTTCACCTTCGGAAAGTCTGCATAGGACCGGTTCTGCACATGGTTTACGATCAGGAAACATCCCAGCAACGCATTTACCGTGGGGAAGTCTTTACCCGAATGCATATG GACCTGTTCCGGCGAGGCCGAGTTATCTGAATGGTCGAGGATCTGAAAACATGGTACCACCAGTTCCGGGGTATTTGCCCTCCGAGAGTCTATTTAGCTGGTCTAATTCTCACAACATTCCACCCCTTGTTCCTGCGGCTTTACCTTACGGTAGTGGAGGTTGGCCATATCATCATGGTTTCGGGACTATACCGTCATAG
- the LOC106434237 gene encoding 14-3-3-like protein GF14 omega, whose translation MAVSSREDYVYMAKLSEQAERYEEMVEFMEKLSAAADGTELTVEERNLLSVAYKNVIGARRASWRIISSIEQKEESRGNEDRVKTIRDYKAKIESELAGICDGILKLLESALVPSAASEDSKVFYLKMKGDYYRYLAEFKIGKERDDAADNTLSAYESAQENAKGLAPTHPIRLGLALNFSVFYYEILNSPDRACNLAKTAFDAAIAELDTLGEESYKDSTLIMQLLRDNLTLWTSDMQDEAADEIKEATPPKPTEEQK comes from the exons ATGGCAGTTTCATCGCGCGAGGACTACGTATACATGGCCAAGCTCTCCGAGCAAGCCGAGAGGTACGAAGAGATGGTCGAATTCATGGAGAAGCTCTCCGCCGCCGCAGACGGCACCGAGCTCACCGTCGAGGAGCGCAACCTCCTCTCCGTCGCGTACAAAAACGTGATCGGCGCCCGCCGCGCTTCGTGGCGGATCATCTCCTCGATCGAGCAGAAGGAAGAGAGCCGCGGCAACGAGGACCGCGTCAAGACGATCCGCGACTACAAGGCGAAGATCGAGTCGGAGCTAGCGGGGATCTGCGACGGGATCCTGAAGCTGCTCGAGTCTGCGCTCGTCCCTTCCGCCGCTTCCGAGGATTCCAAGGTCTTCTACCTCAAGATGAAAGGCGATTACTATAGGTACTTGGCTGAGTTCAAGATCGGTAAGGAGAGAGATGACGCCGCTGATAACACTCTCTCCGCTTACGAATCTGCTCAG GAGAATGCGAAGGGGCTAGCTCCAACTCACCCGATCCGTCTTGGTTTGGCATTGAACTTCTCTGTGTTTTATTACGAGATCCTCAATTCTCCTGATCGTGCTTGCAACCTCGCTAAAACG GCTTTTGATGCTGCCATTGCTGAGTTAGACACGCTAGGGGAAGAGTCGTACAAGGATAGCACTTTGATCATGCAACTTCTACGTGACAACCTCACTCTCTGGACATCCGACATGCAG GATGAAGCTGCTGATGAGATCAAGGAGGCAACGCCTCCAAAGCCAACAGAGGAGCAGAAGTGA